From Tripterygium wilfordii isolate XIE 37 chromosome 13, ASM1340144v1, whole genome shotgun sequence, the proteins below share one genomic window:
- the LOC120013071 gene encoding ribosomal RNA small subunit methyltransferase, mitochondrial has translation MRFILSFKEKREMLCKPKRVPIELTRLIFRQQQRQLSSKSSRHSRRTDGRDRDDSYTGKRKQNPEAHDLYLYKSKGQHILTNPRVLDKIVITSSIKTTDTVLEIGPGTGNLTLRLLDAAKEVVAVEIDTRMVEILNKRVAEHGFQDKLNVIRKDALRTEFPQFDLVVANIPYGISSPLVTKLVYGMNPFRSATLLLQKEFARRLLAKPGDSEFNRLAVNVKLVAEVEFVMDVSKRDFLPCPKVDSSVVIIRPKADIPDVNLQEWSAFTRTCFNKKNRTLGAILKQKKKVLELLRLSKMTGSRTETADNGCEYFECSSDSDDSEEGESDEGRLCSSSSSEIEVGLFKEKVIEVLNSEGFDKKRPSKLSNEELLQLLSSFNQAGIYFHDQAKSKNAKNVAFAATDSS, from the exons aTGAGgttcattttatcatttaaagaAAAACGAGAGATGCTTTGCAAGCCCAAGCGAGTTCCCATCGAACTGACTCGGCTCATTTTCCGGCAACAACAGCGACAACTGAGCTCGAAATCTAGTCGCCATTCTCGCAGAACGGACGGCAGAGACAGAGATGATTCGTATACTGGGAAGAGAAAGCAAAATCCAGAGGCACATGATCTGTATCTGTACAAGAGCAAGGGCCAACATATCCTCACCAATCCTCGAGTGCTCGACAAAATCGTTATAACTTCTTCCATAAAAACGACCGATACCGTCTTGGAGATCGGACCCGGCACCGGCAATCTCACTCTGAGGCTTCTTGACGCAGCTAAAGAGGTCGTCGCAGTTGAGATTGACACGAGAATGGTAGAAATTCTTAACAAACGCGTAGCTGAACATGGGTTTCAAGACAAGCTCAAT GTCATACGTAAAGATGCATTGAGAACTGAGTTTCCCCAATTTGATCTTGTCGTGGCCAACATCCCATACGGGATATCGTCGCCTCTGGTGACCAAATTGGTGTATGGAATGAACCCGTTTAGAAGTGCGACACTTTTACTGCAGAAAGAGTTTGCCAGACGGTTGTTGGCCAAACCTGGTGATTCTGAGTTCAACAGATTAGCCGTGAATGTGAAGTTGGTGGCTGAAGTGGAGTTCGTGATGGATGTGAGCAAAAGAGACTTTCTTCCATGCCCAAAAGTTGACTCCTCCGTAGTGATAATTCGTCCAAAAGCCGACATCCCGGATGTTAATCTGCAAGAGTGGTCGGCATTCACCAGGACGTGTTTCAATAAGAAGAACAGGACATTAGGAGCAATTCTTaaacagaagaagaaggtgCTTGAGCTACTAAGGCTGTCCAAAATGACAGGCTCTAGAACTGAGACTGCTGATAATGGCTGTGAATATTTTGAATGTAGTAGTGATTCTGATGACTCTGAAGAAGGGGAGAGTGATGAAGGAAGACtttgttcatcttcttcctcagaAATTGAAGTGGGTTTGTTCAAAGAGAAGGTAATTGAGGTCTTAAACTCAGAAGGATTCGACAAGAAGAGGCCTTCAAAACTGTCAAATGAAGAGTTGTTGCAGTTGCTGTCTTCATTTAATCAGGCTGGAATATATTTTCATGACCAAGCAAAGTCTAAGAATGCAAAAAATGTAGCATTTGCTGCTACTGACAGTTCATAG
- the LOC120013070 gene encoding 3-epi-6-deoxocathasterone 23-monooxygenase CYP90C1 → MNCWVLVCVVVVVIGWFWYKNKKMKAVEIEKRSGGVIPKGSLGWPLIGETLEFIACGYTSKPVSFMDKRKLLYGNVFKTNILGTPIIVSTDPEVNKVVLQNHGNAFVPAYPKSITELLGRNSILQMNGNLQKRLHALVGGFLRSPQFKARITRDIEDSVKLTLASWKDMHRILVQDETKKITFSILVQVLMSVGPGEDLDFIKREFEEFIKALICIPVKLPGTRLYKSLKAKERLLKIVRKIVEQRKIAMDDVYSGEANDAVEVLLRESNGDGNEKLSLTVDEISDHIIEMMIPGEETLPTAMSIAVKFLTDSPVVLTKLMEENMELRRQKTESGDDYSWIDYMSLPFTQNVISETLRMANIINGVWRKALKDVQVKGYLIPQGWCVLSAFISVHMGEEYYANPYQFDPWRWEKNRAVANNNNFTPFGGGQRLCPGLELSRLELSIFLHHLVTSYSWVAENDEIVYFPTVKMKRKLPIIVKTIQDKINSSQ, encoded by the exons ATGAATTGTTGGGTTTTGGTGTGTGTGGTGGTGGTTGTGATAGGATGGTTTTggtacaagaacaagaagatgaaGGCAGTGGAGATTGAGAAGAGAAGTGGAGGAGTGATTCCAAAAGGGAGTTTAGGTTGGCCTTTGATAGGAGAAACTCTTGAATTCATAGCTTGTGGCTATACATCTAAGCCTGTCAGTTTCATGGACAAACGCAAACTCCT GTACGGCAATGTGTTCAAGACAAACATATTGGGAACACCAATTATAGTGTCAACAGATCCTGAAGTGAACAAGGTGGTCTTACAAAACCATGGCAATGCATTTGTTCCTGCTTATCCCAAATCAATTACTGAGTTGTTGGGAAGGAACTCTATTCTACAAATGAATGGGAATTTACAAAAGAGATTGCATGCACTCGTCGGTGGATTCTTGAGATCACCACAGTTTAAAGCCAGAATCACAAGGGACATTGAAGATTCAGTCAAACTCACTTTGGCTTCTTGGAAGGACATGCACCGAATACTCGTTCAAGATGAAACAAAGAAG ATTACATTCTCTATACTGGTTCAAGTGTTGATGAGCGTTGGTCCAGGAGAAGACCTAGACTTTATCAAGAGAGAGTTTGAAGAGTTTATTAAAGCCTTGATTTGTATACCAGTTAAGCTTCCGGGGACAAGACTCTATAAATCTTTGAAG GCTAAGGAGAGATTGCTGAAGATTGTGAGAAAGATTGTAGAGCAAAGAAAGATAGCAATGGATGATGTTTATTCAGGTGAAGCAAATGATGCAGTGGAAGTTCTGTTACGTGAAAGCAATGGTGATGGAAATGAGAAGCTATCGCTGACGGTTGATGAAATCAGTGATCACATTATAGAGATGATGATCCCCGGAGAAGAAACCCTGCCGACGGCCATGAGCATAGCTGTCAAATTCCTCACTGACAGCCCCGTCGTCCTAACCAAGTTAATG GAGGAGAACATGGAGTTAAGGAGGCAAAAGACCGAGTCGGGCGATGATTATAGTTGGATCGATTACATGTCATTACCATTTACTCAAAAT GTGATTAGTGAAACTCTTAGAATGGCGAATATTATTAATGGGGTATGGCGGAAAGCTCTTAAGGATGTACAAGTTAAAG GCTATTTGATACCACAAGGGTGGTGTGTGTTGTCAGCTTTCATATCTGTTCATATGGGAGAAGAATATTATGCAAACCCATATCAATTTGATCCATGGAGATGGGAG AAAAATAGAGCAGTAGCGAACAACAATAACTTTACACCGTTTGGTGGCGGACAGAGGCTATGCCCTGGTCTAGAATTATCCAGGCTCGAACTCTCAATCTTCCTTCACCATCTGGTCACCAGTTATAG TTGGGTGGCAGAGAATGACGAGATTGTTTACTTCCCAACAGTCAAGATGAAGAGGAAATTGCCCATCATCGTCAAAACTATACAAGATAAGATAAACTCATCACAGTGA